From a single Phaenicophaeus curvirostris isolate KB17595 chromosome 8, BPBGC_Pcur_1.0, whole genome shotgun sequence genomic region:
- the CPT2 gene encoding carnitine O-palmitoyltransferase 2, mitochondrial — protein MMAARQLLRRRAAGRWRRGYSSAGAAEYLHRSIVPTMHYQKSLPRLPVPKLEDTIKRYLNAQKPLLNADQFRKTEELAHHFEKGIGKELHEQLVAQDNQNKHTSYITGPWFDMYLKAREPVVLNFNAFMSFNPDPKPEYNDQLIRATNMTVSAIRFMKTFRAGYLEPEVFHLNPEKSDTEIFKKIIRFVPSSLSWFGAYMVNAYPLDMSQYFRLFNSTRLPKLNRDELYTDEKAKHLLILRNGNFYIFDVIDRDGNMLKPSEIQAHLKYIISDNSPAPAFPLGYLSSENRDTWALLRNDLLDSGNEEALQKVDSALFCLSLDDFLIKDFVHLSHTMLHGDGANRWYDKSFNLIITKDGTAGINFEHSWGDGVAVLRFQNEIFKDSTKAPAVSPQSQPASVDSSRAVQKLDFKLNDALKAGITKAKQKFDATVEALSINMIQFSEGGKDLLKQKKVSPDGVAQLAFQMAFFRQYNQTVATYESCSTAAFKHGRTETIRPASVHTKKCSEAFVREPSKHSTEELQKLIEECSKYHGRLTKEAAMGQGFDRHLFSLRYLALSKGIALPDFYQDQAYARLNHNIISTSTLLSPAVQLGGFGPVVPDGFGVGYQVHDNWVGCNVSSYPTRNGKEFLQCVYKSLEDIFNVLKGKKISG, from the exons ATGATGGCGGCGAGGCAGCTGCTgaggcggcgggcggcggggcggtgGCGGCGGGGTTACAGCAGCGCGGGCGCTGCCGAGTACCTGCACCGCAGCATCGTGCCCACCATGCACTACCAGAAGAGCCTGCCCAG aCTGCCGGTTCCCAAACTAGAAGATACAATTAAGAGATACCTGAATGCCCAGAAACCGCTTTTAAATGCTGACCAGTTCAG GAAAACTGAAGAACTTGCACATCACTTTGAAAAGGGAATTGGAAAAGAGCTACATGAGCAACTGGTTGCTCAAGACAATCAGAACAAGCATACTAGTTACATCACAG GTCCCTGGTTTGACATGTACCTAAAAGCACGTGAACCTGttgttttgaattttaatgCCTTTATGTCTTTTAATCCTGATCCAAAACCTGAATATAACGATCAGCTCATACGAGCTACGAACATGACTGTTTCTGCTATACGTTTTATGAAGACTTTCAGGGCTGGTTATCTTGAACCAGAGGTTTTTCACCTCAATCCAGAAAAAAGTGACACtgagatctttaaaaaaattatccgATTTGTGCCTTCTTCACTTTCTTGGTTTGGTGCCTACATGGTCAATGCATACCCCCTAGATATGTCTCAGTACTTCAGGCTTTTCAATTCTACGCGGCTGCCTAAACTCAACAGAGATGAGCTCTATACAGATGAAAAGGCAAAACATTTACTGATACTGAGAAATGggaatttttatatatttgatgTTATTGATAGAGATGGAAATATGTTGAAACCTTCCGAAATACAAGCACACTTGAAATACATCATAAGCGACAACAGTCCAGCCCCGGCCTTCCCCCTTGGCTACCTCTCCAGTGAAAACCGAGATACGTGGGCATTGCTGAGAAACGATCTGCTGGATAGTGGCAATGAAGAAGCTCTTCAAAAAGTAGActctgctctgttttgtttAAGCTTAGATGATTTTCTCATTAAAGACTTCGTGCACTTGTCCCACACTATGTTGCATGGAGATGGTGCTAACCGCTGGTATGACAAATCATTCAATCTTATCATAACCAAGGATGGCACTGCAGGGATTAATTTTGAACATTCCTGGGGAGATGGTGTGGCTGTGCTCAGGTTTCAGAACGAGATTTTTAAAGACAGCACCAAGGCACCTGCTGTCAGtccccagtcccagcctgcatcgGTAGATTCTTCCAGAGCAGTGCAGAAGCttgattttaagctgaatgaTGCCTTAAAAGCAGGAATTaccaaagccaaacaaaaattTGATGCCACTGTAGAAGCACTGTCTATTAATATGATTCAATTCTCTGAGGGGGGCAAGGACCTTCTAAAGCAGAAGAAGGTAAGCCCAGATGGTGTGGCTCAGCTTGCTTTCCAGATGGCTTTCTTTCGACAATACAACCAGACTGTTGCTACGTATGAGTCTTGCAGTACTGCAGCTTTCAAACATGGTCGTACAGAAACTATACGTCCTGCCTCAGTCCATACAAAGAAATGTTCAGAAGCTTTTGTCAGGGAGCCATCCAAACATAGCACAGAAGAGCTTCAGAAGTTGATAGAAGAGTGCTCAAAATACCATGGTCGTTTGACAAAGGAAGCTGCTATGG gtCAGGGATTTGACAGGCATCTCTTTAGCTTGCGCTATTTAGCCTTATCCAAAGGTATTGCACTGCCTGATTTCTATCAAGATCAAGCTTATGCTCGGCTTAATCACAACATCATTTCAACAAGCACGTTGCTTAGCCCAGCTGTGCAACTAGGAGGGTTTGGCCCAGTGGTGCCTGATGGTTTTGGAGTAGGATACCAGGTACATGATAACTGGGTAGGTTGTAATGTTTCCTCTTACCCAACTAGGAATGGTAAAGAATTCCTACAGTGTGTATACAAGTCACTAGAAGATatctttaatgttttaaagGGCAAGAAAATCAGTGGTTAG
- the MAGOH gene encoding protein mago nashi homolog: MRGACRGGGGTMASDFYLRYYVGHKGKFGHEFLEFEFRPDGKLRYANNSNYKNDVMIRKEAYVHKSVMEELKRIIDDSEITKEDDALWPPPDRVGRQELEIVIGDEHISFTTSKIGSLIDVNQSKDPEGLRVFYYLVQDLKCLVFSLIGLHFKIKPI; encoded by the exons ATGCGCGGTGCATGCCGGGGCGGTGGCGGGACCATGGCGAGTGACTTCTACCTCCGCTACTACGTGGGGCACAAGGGCAAGTTCGGCCACGAGTTCCTCGAGTTCGAGTTCCGGCCCGACG ggaagctgcgctACGCCAACAACAGCAACTACAAGAACGACGTCATGATCCGAAAGGAG GCATATGTGCACAAGAGCGTGATGGAGGAGCTGAAGAGAATCATCGATGACAGCGAAATCACCAAAGAGGATGACGCGCTGTGGCCACCTCCTGACAGAGTTGGTCGCCAG gagcTTGAAATAGTAATCGGTGATGAGCACATCTCCTTTACCACGTCAAAAATTGGTTCACTCATTGATGTAAATCAATCCAA GGATCCAGAAGGCTTGAGAGTGTTCTACTACCTGGTCCAGGACCTTAAGTGTCTAGTCTTCAGTCTTATTGGCCTACACTTCAAGATTAAGCCAATTTAA
- the CZIB gene encoding CXXC motif containing zinc binding protein, whose product MGRIGLQLRATLENITRLRAEGEDFRWYLKLKCGNCGEVSEKWQYLRLMDSAPLKGGRGSATMVQKCKLCSRENSIEILSQTIKPYNAEDSEKFKTIVEFECRGLEPVDFQPQAGFAAEGAESGTPFNDINLLEKDWNDYDEKTKESVGIYEVTHKFVKC is encoded by the exons atgggg AGGATCGGGCTGCAGCTGCGCGCCACGCTGGAGAACATCACCCGGCTGCGGGCCGAGGGCGAGGACTTCCGATGGTACCTGAAG ctgaaatgtgGAAACTGTGGTGAAGTTTCTGAAAAATGGCAGTATCTGCGATTGATG GACAGCGCTCCCCTGAAGGGAGGCAGAGGAAGTGCCACTATGGTGCAGAAGTGCAAGCTGTGCTCCAGGGAGAACTCCATTG agattTTAAGTCAGACAATCAAGCCTTACAAT GCTGAAGACAGTGAGAAATTCAAAACGATAGTGGAGTTTGAATGCCGAGGTCTGGAACCAGTTGATTTTCAACCACAG GCAGGGTTTGCCGCTGAAGGTGCAGAGTCTGGTACACCTTTCAATGACATAAACTTGTTAGAAAAG GATTGGAATGACTATGATGAAAAAACCAAGGAATCTGTTGGTATCTATGAAGTTACCCATAAATTTGTAAAATGCTGA